Sequence from the Luteibacter aegosomaticola genome:
GGATAACCCCGCCGCCCACGTGCAGACCACCGGCCCGGAGATCCTCGACCAGCTTGATGGCAAGGTTGACGCCATCGTCGTGGGCTGTGGTTCCTCGGGCACCATGAGCGGCCTCACCGCTTACCTTCGCGAGCATTCGCCGGATACGAAGATCGTTCTCGCCGACCCGGTCGGTTCGATCCTGGCCCAGTACATCAACGAAGGCACGCTTTCCGAGAAGTCGGGCTCGTGGATGGTCGAAGGCATCGGCGAGGATTTCCTCCCGTCGATCAGCGATTTTTCGATGGTGGAGAAGGCGTTCGCCATCTCCGACAAGGAAAGCTTCCTCGCCGCGCGCGAGCTGCTCTCGAAAGAGGGCGTGCTCGGCGGCTCCTCGACAGGCACCCTGCTGGCTGCCGCACTCAAGTACTGCCGCGAACAGACCACGCCCAAGCGAGTGGTCACGCTGGTCTGCGATACGGGTAACAAGTACCTGTCGAAGATGTACAACGATTACTGGATGCTCGATAACGGCTTCATCGAGCGTGAGCACTACGGCGATCTGCGCGATCTCATCCTGCGTCCGTACGCCCAGCGCGACACCGTGGTGGTCAAACCGGATGACCTGCTGGTCACCGCGTACAACCGCATGAAGCTGTACGACGTCTCCCAGCTGCCGGTCATGGAGGGCGACCGTATCGTCGGCATCCTCGATGAATCGGATGTGCTGCTGCATGTCCATGCCGATGAATCGCGGTTCCGTGACAGGGTCGAGACCGCGATGATCGCCTCGCCCGAGATGATCCAGGTCACCTCGTCGATCGAATCGCTGATGTCAGTGTTCGAAAAGGGGCACGTCGCCATCGTCGTCAATGGCGAGCAGTTCCTCGGCCTCATTACCCGCATCGACTTGCTCAACTACCTGCGTCGCAAGGTCAATTAAGGATCAAGGGGAAAGACCATGTGTGGAATCGTTGCTGCCGTTGCACAGCGTGATATCGCGCCCATCCTGATTGCGGGCCTC
This genomic interval carries:
- a CDS encoding pyridoxal-phosphate dependent enzyme, whose translation is MKVHDSVLDLIGRTPMVRAQHLDTGCCELFLKLESANPGGSVKDRIGMSMIEGAERAGKIKPGDTLVEGTAGNTGLGLALVAQQKGYRLILVVPDKMSREKIFNLKAMGAEVVLTRSDVAKGHPEYYQDMAERIARETPGAYFINQFGNPDNPAAHVQTTGPEILDQLDGKVDAIVVGCGSSGTMSGLTAYLREHSPDTKIVLADPVGSILAQYINEGTLSEKSGSWMVEGIGEDFLPSISDFSMVEKAFAISDKESFLAARELLSKEGVLGGSSTGTLLAAALKYCREQTTPKRVVTLVCDTGNKYLSKMYNDYWMLDNGFIEREHYGDLRDLILRPYAQRDTVVVKPDDLLVTAYNRMKLYDVSQLPVMEGDRIVGILDESDVLLHVHADESRFRDRVETAMIASPEMIQVTSSIESLMSVFEKGHVAIVVNGEQFLGLITRIDLLNYLRRKVN